The sequence below is a genomic window from Ipomoea triloba cultivar NCNSP0323 chromosome 10, ASM357664v1.
AATCAAATCAGATTTTTACTTGTATACCTACCGTCTCAAAACCCATTGCAACAAGTTTCTGAATGTCTTCATCTGATGGAACGTGGCCCTAGTTCGGTATGTATAAAGATACCTCACGTGTTACTATGAAATGAACATGTGGGAGGGACtagaataaattattttttaaaagtttcaaTTGATTCCACATACTACCTCGTGACGACTTTCTCTTGTAGTTGCAGCAGCTACAGTATTCTCTGCCGCGGCTGGTCTGAAATGTGAAGCAAGCAAAATTGGAACGGAACAGGGATGGATGATTTCTAAATCATAACACACTTGCAGAAACTCAGTTCCGTATCATGTTCAGGTATCAAGTTATTAAAAGATCAATGAAACAGGGATTCTAGCAAGAAAAATAATGCCTTGTAGAAGGCAGGGGAAAACCAACTATTTAAACAGTTTCACCAACTAGCAAGAGCACAATCAGCTACAGCCTACATGTGGAGAATGTTCCCAGGGTGGGGCAGCTATGATATGTATTAACACTTAATTTATCTCCGAAAATTAAATCTATGTTCTTCATTTCTTAAAgtagatatatattatatattcatcaaAAACCACTTTTTGTTTCACAAACTTACAATCAATCTTTCCCACCAAAGTTCACCAAAAAAGCAAGCACTGGGACATGATCATCAAGTGATTAAAACAGACCAAAGATCAAAGATGATAGAAGACAATTTCACACTATGAATCTGATTGATAACAGTTATCAATGCACTTTTCCTAATACCTTCCAGTTGGTTTCTGTTGTCCACCTAGTGATGGAGCCGACAAATGCCTCTGGCTGTCGTTATCATCCAGCAGCCTAGCCATTAAATTTGAATCAGGATTTCCAATAGAAGAACCTCGATTTGGGTTAGAACCAAGGGTCCTTCCCGCTCCCGGGAATCTACTATCCTCTTGCATGGACTGTATTTTAAATGATTAACTTAACGAACTTAGAATCAGTTTGTCAAAAACTTCACGCAACATTCACCATGCTAAACAAATCGTGAAAATTAAATTCATACCTGAGGAGGATTTTCTCTCTGTGGCAACAGTGAAGAAAAGTTCCTCCACATATTTCCAGAAAGCAATCCACTTTTAAAGCGAATCAGAATATTAGACACCAatagtaaaaaagaaaattttaaaaacacagAAACAACAGTGGAACTtcaggaaaaaggaaatgagcACCTTGAAGTTGTATTTTGACTTGAATATGTTGGAAGGTGACCTGAAACATTACTGCCAGTGCACATCATAAATTTTGGTCTCCTCACACAGGTTGACTGCATCAAGAAAAAGCAGGAACGGGTAGGAAGGAGGGGAATAACAATTTTAAACATGCGAGTTTGCAGATAAAATGCACTCAGCAAGCAGGCCCTCCACTACCTCTCTATCTCAGGGAAAACGAATTTCAATGAGGAAATTAATCTAATGTCAACTCTCTGTGAGTTCCACCTACCACCCCTtcccctattttttttttcttttctaaagaTATAGTTCTGTTATGTCCAGAAGTTCAATGCACCAGTTTAGGGCAATAAAGTCAATTTTTACTTAACCACCTGGGAGATGGGCAGTTTACTTACAAGCCATGAGGAAGATTCAATTGCTGAAAAGCGAGACGTGTCAGGTATTATAATGTTGAAGAAACCATATGTATCTGCTACCACCAAAAAGGAGATCAAAAAGAGATGGTTATCCCATAAGCATATCAGGAAAATTATTAAGCAGCACAATAAACAGTAAAAGGTACTGAGAACCTAGAAAAGATCTGGAAGGGCAGAAGTAACATACATAGAAATCCAGACAAAATACCGGATAAGTGTCCAAGTAATGAGACGTTTGGCATTAGAAGCTGAAAAACCACTAGCAAGATCAATGCATACCTAGTGCACACAATAATGCAGTTAAAAACAGGTgaagataaattttttatttaaaaagattttaaaatatcaaaatagacataaaaaatagaaaaggagaGCAAGAATTCAACTACTCCATAATTGCTAAGGAAGTAGCTTCACTTACCATTTAGCAGGCACATTAAAAAGTCCAAATACACTGTTAAAAAAGAAGTAACTTTAATTAGTAAATATGCAAGCAATTGGAGAACATATATATGTGGGGTCTGTATATTCAATGCCAAAAACACAATAACCTAGATATCTTTTGACAAATCAaagtaattgtttaaaaaaCTAGTCCAAAAGAGACAGACCTTGATAAATTTCCATAAAGACATAAACACTAAATAGCAAGTTTTATGCAAAATAGAGTCCAAACATACAAAAGATCAGAGAACCATTACGACATTTGTGTCAGATGAATCACAAAGCACCAACAACCATAAAAGACAAACCTTCTACTCTGAATACCACTTAGACTTGTCTCTATCACAATCATTGAGAACAGAACCCCTGAGAAGCCTATAGCACACTGATGCATTAGTTCTGGATAGGAGAGAATCGGATTATAAGCAACAATCAGTGCTATAAGAAGATGGATCACAGCATTGCTTGTAGCCAACAGAACTACTATGTAGAAAAGGCGGATTGATCCCATAATGCGCTCTAACTCAGATCCCAATGGAACAAAAGCTAACATATTGAACAGAACATGCAGTAGAGAGCCATGGAAAATAATAGATGTAAAAATCCTGTAGACTGCAAGGGAAAAAACACAACTATGTTAAGGTTTAAcaatgtatatgtacatattgcAGCAAAACTTTGAAATACACCTTAGACATAACTCACATAAGCGGTATTTagcacaaaatacaaaaatgcaaaacaataaaacatgacttaattttattttacttattgAAACCCTCACTAGTGAGTAGTGATTTATCAAAACTGGACAAAAAGTCTAACGTGATTCTGTAACCTAGACACCTAGTTATCTGATCTGAAATCCTCAATGGAAAACTCAAACATCCCAGAACACTGCCTGTAATCATTGTTTTATCAACACTAAGTAATCAAAGCCCAGGTAAAATAAAAGAACTTCAaacagccaaaaaaaaaaaaagaagcataatGACCATGAATCAATGATCAGAtttattcaaaacaaaaaacatgaatGAAGCATACAAATTGGTAGGATAAAAAATGCTCTAGTACTTTAGGTTTCCAG
It includes:
- the LOC116032517 gene encoding rhomboid-like protein 15 isoform X1, which codes for MRPNIVSEASLQTRLGSWWEGIPFFTSTVIIACGVVYLVCLLVGYDSFAEVCFLPLEVISRFQVYRIFTSIIFHGSLLHVLFNMLAFVPLGSELERIMGSIRLFYIVVLLATSNAVIHLLIALIVAYNPILSYPELMHQCAIGFSGVLFSMIVIETSLSGIQSRSVFGLFNVPAKWYALILLVVFQLLMPNVSLLGHLSGILSGFLYTYGFFNIIIPDTSRFSAIESSSWLSTCVRRPKFMMCTGSNVSGHLPTYSSQNTTSSGLLSGNMWRNFSSLLPQRENPPQSMQEDSRFPGAGRTLGSNPNRGSSIGNPDSNLMARLLDDNDSQRHLSAPSLGGQQKPTGRPAAAENTVAAATTRESRHEGHVPSDEDIQKLVAMGFETTQVEVAVAAADGDLNVAVEILMAQKE
- the LOC116032517 gene encoding rhomboid-like protein 15 isoform X2, which encodes MRPNIVSEASLQTRLGSWWEGIPFFTSTVIIACGVVYLVCLLVGYDSFAEVCFLPLEVISRFQVYRIFTSIIFHGSLLHVLFNMLAFVPLGSELERIMGSIRLFYIVVLLATSNAVIHLLIALIVAYNPILSYPELMHQCAIGFSGVLFSMIVIETSLSGIQSRSVFGLFNVPAKWYALILLVVFQLLMPNVSLLGHLSGILSGFLYTYGFFNIIIPDTSRFSAIESSSWLSTCVRRPKFMMCTGSNVSGHLPTYSSQNTTSSGLLSGNMWRNFSSLLPQRENPPQSMQEDSRFPGAGRTLGSNPNRGSSIGNPDSNLMARLLDDNDSQRHLSAPSLGGQQKPTGRPAAAENTVAAATTRESRHETQVEVAVAAADGDLNVAVEILMAQKE